The following proteins come from a genomic window of Pirellulales bacterium:
- a CDS encoding YhdT family protein, with the protein MSEPREDPVVTQGRREMLFSLVMTFAAMGYSITYCVRHGYRRSIDDLTFVLGFPDWVFWGIVVPWLVCVAVGIWMAFFFIGDAPFEDGEVIGDEKSGEAPRQ; encoded by the coding sequence ATGAGCGAGCCGCGCGAAGATCCCGTTGTTACGCAAGGACGTCGCGAGATGCTGTTCTCGCTGGTGATGACCTTTGCGGCGATGGGCTACTCGATCACCTACTGTGTGCGCCATGGGTACCGGCGTTCGATCGATGATTTGACGTTTGTGCTGGGCTTTCCCGATTGGGTGTTCTGGGGCATCGTCGTGCCTTGGCTCGTCTGCGTGGCCGTGGGCATCTGGATGGCGTTCTTTTTCATCGGCGATGCGCCGTTCGAGGACGGCGAAGTGATCGGCGACGAGAAGTCCGGCGAGGCGCCCCGGCAATGA
- a CDS encoding sodium:solute symporter: protein MNDPQMTGGVGTLAALGVVILASIWLGAMAQRAVERGSFLSGYFLGNRGLGAWAMALTATVQSGGTFMGFPSFVYAHGWIVALWIAGYMMVPITGFAVIGKRMAQLSRRSGALTVPDLLRERFASPIVGLAASLLIMLFLSFVMIAQFKAGALVMKLSWPGTGAMALNEAEGQIDLPYYIGLAVFSLTVIGYTMFGGFLASVWTDLFQSVLMGIGVVILLVLVVPAAGGLEHATRVAVEHTGPEYACGPGYDPHPQAGVSRQFLTPGLAISMFCLWVFSGVGAPAGIVRVMATRDTQTLRRSVFLLSLYNLLIYLPLIAICICARSVMPDLAKSDEVIPRMALWATRDLPAGSFVAGLILAAPFGAVMATVSSYLVVISSGLVRDIYQRFVHHEANEETIRRLTYATMIVVGTIAIVANIRPVEYLQAIVVFSGGGMGASFLVAALMAAYWRRATAAGVLAAMLAGAGSVIALTAMGWFRPDPLIGAVTKFRPYFWCGFDPVVWGLLFSLAAGVVVSMLTRPPAPAHVARFFDRLDAPPSPAASDL, encoded by the coding sequence ATGAACGATCCCCAGATGACCGGCGGCGTCGGTACCCTGGCAGCGCTGGGTGTCGTGATCCTGGCCTCGATCTGGCTGGGTGCCATGGCGCAACGGGCCGTCGAACGCGGCTCGTTTCTCAGCGGCTATTTTCTCGGCAACCGGGGGTTGGGGGCCTGGGCGATGGCGCTGACGGCCACCGTGCAAAGCGGGGGCACCTTCATGGGGTTCCCCTCGTTTGTCTATGCCCACGGCTGGATCGTCGCCCTGTGGATTGCCGGCTACATGATGGTGCCGATTACGGGCTTTGCGGTGATTGGCAAACGCATGGCCCAGCTCTCGCGCCGCAGCGGTGCGCTGACCGTCCCCGACCTGCTGCGCGAACGCTTCGCCAGCCCCATCGTGGGCCTGGCCGCGTCGCTGTTGATCATGCTGTTTCTCTCGTTCGTCATGATCGCCCAGTTCAAGGCGGGGGCGCTGGTGATGAAGCTCTCCTGGCCGGGTACGGGCGCCATGGCTCTGAACGAGGCCGAGGGCCAGATCGACTTGCCCTATTACATCGGGCTGGCCGTGTTCTCGCTGACCGTGATCGGCTACACGATGTTCGGCGGCTTCCTGGCTTCGGTCTGGACCGACCTGTTCCAGAGCGTGCTGATGGGGATCGGCGTGGTGATCTTGTTGGTGCTCGTCGTGCCGGCGGCCGGCGGGCTCGAACACGCGACGCGCGTGGCGGTCGAACATACCGGCCCGGAATACGCCTGCGGGCCTGGCTACGATCCACACCCGCAGGCCGGCGTCTCGCGGCAGTTTCTCACGCCGGGGTTGGCCATCTCGATGTTCTGTCTGTGGGTGTTCAGCGGGGTGGGCGCGCCGGCCGGCATCGTCCGTGTCATGGCGACCCGCGACACGCAAACCTTGCGGCGCAGCGTGTTCCTGTTGTCGCTGTACAACCTGCTGATCTACCTGCCGCTGATTGCGATTTGCATTTGCGCGCGGTCCGTCATGCCCGACTTGGCCAAGAGCGACGAAGTGATTCCGCGCATGGCGCTGTGGGCGACACGCGACTTGCCGGCCGGGTCGTTCGTGGCGGGCCTGATCCTGGCTGCGCCGTTTGGCGCCGTGATGGCCACGGTCAGCTCGTACCTCGTCGTGATCAGCTCGGGACTGGTACGCGACATCTATCAGCGATTCGTGCATCACGAGGCCAACGAAGAGACGATTCGCCGGCTGACCTATGCGACGATGATCGTCGTCGGCACGATTGCCATCGTGGCCAATATCCGCCCGGTCGAATACCTGCAAGCGATCGTCGTGTTCAGCGGCGGCGGCATGGGCGCGTCGTTCCTCGTGGCGGCGCTGATGGCCGCCTATTGGCGCCGCGCGACGGCCGCCGGCGTGTTGGCGGCCATGCTGGCCGGTGCCGGCAGCGTAATCGCGCTGACCGCCATGGGCTGGTTTCGCCCGGACCCCTTGATCGGCGCCGTGACCAAGTTTCGGCCGTACTTTTGGTGCGGCTTCGATCCGGTTGTCTGGGGATTGCTGTTCTCGCTGGCCGCGGGCGTCGTCGTGAGCATGCTGACCCGGCCCCCTGCGCCGGCACACGTGGCGCGGTTCTTCGATCGGCTCGATGCGCCTCCGTCTCCTGCTGCGAGCGACTTGTAA
- a CDS encoding MFS transporter, whose product MRTTSAEGPAANAFGKWMALLAALLGWMFDGLEMGLFPLVAKPALGELLGDDSPERVGFWLSGVTAAFLIGAATGGVLFGWLGDRWGRVRAMMASVLVYALFTGACAFAQSPEQLAAIRFGAALGMGGEWALGVALVMEVWQVQSRGLLAGLIGAAANVGYLLIAFVGLQLTPVLGSLHDGLLDLGVSTAWAETLTAHSGWRLLMLIGATPALLTAFIRVFVPESEQWLRDQGQGLVSHWSSRDLLAVGLGALGPGLIVYLWATERSLVVQVVGIVVGLAVALAGYMYPVLRFVQRGDAVGNGTAIARETITRMLIGALLASIALLGTWGAIQFAPSWAAQLTADQDTQAQGAARAWTQIWSSCGAVVGTILGALAGDWLGRRRTYSLLCALSLVASLTFYQFNDAYTSRFLGMMFLAGMCTASFYGWLPLYLPELFRTRVRATGQGFCFNFGRIIAAVGALQTGSLMGKQWSYSDACSAISLIYVVGMFVVWLAPETHGRPLPD is encoded by the coding sequence ATGCGCACCACTTCGGCTGAGGGCCCGGCGGCGAACGCGTTTGGCAAATGGATGGCCCTGCTGGCGGCGCTGTTGGGCTGGATGTTCGACGGTCTCGAAATGGGGCTGTTTCCGCTGGTCGCCAAGCCGGCGCTCGGTGAACTGCTCGGCGACGACAGTCCCGAACGCGTCGGTTTTTGGCTCAGCGGCGTGACCGCGGCCTTCTTGATCGGCGCGGCGACGGGCGGAGTCCTGTTCGGCTGGCTGGGTGATCGCTGGGGGCGTGTGCGGGCCATGATGGCCAGCGTGTTGGTCTACGCCTTGTTTACCGGGGCCTGTGCCTTCGCGCAGTCGCCCGAACAACTCGCGGCCATTCGCTTTGGAGCTGCCCTGGGGATGGGCGGCGAGTGGGCCCTGGGCGTGGCGCTGGTGATGGAAGTCTGGCAGGTGCAATCGCGCGGGCTCTTGGCCGGGTTGATCGGCGCCGCGGCGAACGTGGGCTACTTGTTGATCGCCTTCGTCGGCCTGCAACTGACGCCCGTGCTGGGCAGTCTGCACGACGGTCTGCTCGATCTGGGTGTCTCGACGGCCTGGGCCGAGACGCTGACGGCGCATTCCGGTTGGCGATTGCTGATGCTCATCGGCGCTACACCGGCGCTGCTGACCGCGTTCATCCGCGTGTTTGTGCCCGAATCGGAGCAGTGGCTGCGCGACCAGGGGCAGGGACTGGTTTCCCATTGGTCGTCGCGCGATTTACTGGCCGTGGGTTTGGGAGCGTTAGGTCCCGGCTTGATCGTCTATCTCTGGGCGACCGAACGAAGCCTGGTCGTACAGGTCGTGGGCATCGTGGTGGGACTGGCCGTGGCGCTGGCGGGCTATATGTACCCTGTCTTGCGATTCGTCCAGCGCGGCGATGCGGTCGGCAACGGCACGGCCATCGCCCGAGAGACGATCACGCGGATGCTGATCGGGGCGCTGTTGGCGAGCATCGCGCTGCTGGGCACTTGGGGCGCCATTCAATTCGCCCCATCGTGGGCCGCGCAGTTGACGGCCGATCAAGATACGCAGGCGCAAGGGGCAGCGCGGGCCTGGACGCAGATCTGGTCGAGTTGCGGCGCCGTGGTGGGCACGATCTTGGGGGCCCTGGCGGGCGACTGGCTGGGCCGGCGGCGCACCTACTCGCTGCTGTGCGCCCTGTCGCTGGTGGCGAGCCTGACGTTCTACCAATTCAACGACGCGTACACGTCGCGCTTCTTGGGCATGATGTTCCTGGCCGGGATGTGCACGGCGTCGTTCTACGGCTGGTTGCCGCTGTACCTGCCCGAGTTGTTCCGCACGCGCGTGCGCGCCACGGGGCAAGGTTTTTGCTTCAACTTTGGCCGCATCATCGCCGCGGTCGGGGCGCTGCAGACCGGTTCGCTGATGGGCAAACAGTGGTCCTATTCCGATGCCTGTTCGGCCATCAGCCTGATTTACGTCGTGGGCATGTTTGTCGTCTGGCTGGCACCCGAAACCCACGGCCGACCGCTGCCGGATTGA
- a CDS encoding amino acid ABC transporter ATP-binding protein, translating to MTPTPAQPDDRQPLLRLCEVAKRYGSRSILDGVSLDVARGETVTIIGPSGGGKSTLLRCITALHRFDAGSIEVGPHVFTAGKEPPSDAVRAARLLVGMIFQDFQLFPHLTALDNVTAAPRYVLGLDARAARERGLALLERVGLADRATAYPAQLSGGQKQRVAIARALAMQPQGLLCDEITSSLDPELKGEVLDVLLALREQGISLLMVTHEIGFARRAADRVVVLAGGQIIEAGPPGEVLDHPQTERTRQFLERVF from the coding sequence ATGACGCCCACACCTGCGCAGCCCGATGACCGGCAGCCGCTGCTGCGCTTGTGCGAGGTGGCCAAGCGTTATGGTTCGCGCTCGATTCTCGACGGCGTCTCGCTCGACGTGGCGCGCGGCGAGACGGTCACCATCATAGGGCCCAGCGGCGGCGGCAAGTCGACTCTCCTGCGCTGCATCACGGCGCTGCACCGTTTCGACGCCGGCAGCATCGAAGTCGGCCCGCACGTGTTTACCGCGGGCAAGGAGCCCCCGTCCGACGCAGTCCGGGCGGCGCGGCTGCTGGTGGGCATGATCTTTCAGGACTTCCAGTTGTTTCCCCATCTGACGGCGCTGGACAACGTGACCGCCGCCCCGCGCTATGTGCTCGGCCTCGACGCGCGCGCGGCCCGCGAGCGCGGGCTGGCGCTCTTGGAGCGCGTGGGTCTGGCCGATCGGGCCACGGCCTATCCGGCGCAGCTTTCGGGCGGGCAGAAACAGCGTGTCGCCATCGCCCGGGCCTTGGCCATGCAGCCCCAAGGACTGCTGTGCGACGAGATCACCAGCAGCCTCGATCCGGAGCTTAAAGGCGAAGTGCTCGACGTACTGCTGGCGTTGCGCGAGCAGGGAATCTCGCTGCTGATGGTGACTCATGAGATCGGGTTTGCCCGCCGCGCGGCCGACCGGGTCGTGGTGCTGGCGGGCGGTCAGATCATCGAAGCCGGCCCGCCCGGCGAAGTGCTCGATCACCCGCAAACCGAGCGCACGCGTCAGTTCCTCGAGCGGGTCTTCTAA
- a CDS encoding ABC transporter substrate-binding protein/permease, translated as MKHLVWPLICVLLAVLPARARAQPQIAPLADRLSHGTLRWGGDAEGGAPFQVRDPERPDRVIGFEVELVEALAERLSQRIGRAVHAQFVQYEWVSLIPGLQKGDFDLIASGLEITPEARAAVRFSRPYYVYQEELIVRADERRIRTLDDCRQSPVGTMAGTAAERLLTRAGVRQITSFDGQVEPFLDLELGRVDAVVLDTPITAYYAYTNPKLRSAGTVGEPGHYGLAFRQDDSGLTDAIDDELSALMTSGRLAEIYRRWHLLNAAQAGLAAPPQRAAELAGLGFDPQTLALGPAPDTAPPPVDINIIAASAQSWTFRDYAPTLISAAGMTVLLSAASMAFAMLLGLLVCSAGLYGPKIVRGLALAYVEIFRGIPLLMLLFFLYFGLASYGLQLPAVATAILGLGMNYAAYEAQIYRTSLLNVPRGQWEAGRSLGMADTTVFFRVILPQAMRMAAGPMTNDFVALFKETSLVSVIAVHELTKEYLILARSSLKFVELGLLTAALYLAMSIPLGYLSRYLEQRWHGGNA; from the coding sequence GGGCGGCGACGCCGAAGGCGGCGCTCCCTTCCAGGTCCGCGATCCCGAGCGACCCGATCGCGTCATCGGCTTCGAGGTCGAGCTGGTCGAAGCCCTGGCCGAACGGCTCTCGCAGCGCATCGGCCGCGCCGTGCACGCCCAATTCGTGCAATACGAATGGGTCAGCCTCATCCCCGGGCTACAGAAGGGCGATTTCGACCTGATCGCCAGCGGCCTGGAGATCACGCCCGAAGCCCGTGCCGCGGTGCGCTTTTCGCGCCCCTATTACGTGTATCAGGAAGAGCTGATCGTGCGTGCCGACGAGCGGCGCATTCGCACGCTCGACGATTGTCGCCAGTCGCCGGTCGGCACGATGGCAGGCACCGCGGCCGAGCGATTGCTGACGCGCGCGGGCGTGCGCCAGATCACCTCGTTCGACGGACAGGTCGAACCGTTTCTCGACCTGGAGCTGGGGCGCGTCGACGCCGTCGTGCTCGACACGCCGATCACGGCCTACTATGCGTATACCAATCCCAAGCTTCGTTCGGCCGGCACCGTGGGCGAGCCGGGCCATTACGGGTTGGCCTTCCGCCAGGACGACAGCGGGCTGACCGACGCGATCGACGACGAACTCTCGGCGTTGATGACCTCCGGCCGGCTGGCCGAGATCTATCGCCGCTGGCATCTCCTCAACGCGGCCCAAGCCGGCCTCGCCGCGCCGCCGCAGCGCGCAGCGGAACTGGCCGGATTGGGCTTCGATCCGCAGACGCTCGCTCTGGGTCCGGCGCCGGACACCGCGCCACCGCCGGTCGACATCAACATCATCGCCGCTTCGGCGCAGAGTTGGACCTTTCGCGATTATGCGCCGACGCTGATCAGCGCGGCCGGCATGACCGTGTTGTTGAGCGCGGCGAGTATGGCGTTTGCCATGTTGCTGGGGTTGCTCGTGTGTTCCGCGGGGCTCTATGGCCCCAAGATCGTGCGCGGACTGGCGCTGGCCTATGTCGAGATCTTCCGCGGCATCCCGCTGCTGATGCTGCTGTTCTTTCTCTACTTCGGACTGGCAAGCTACGGTTTGCAACTGCCGGCCGTGGCGACCGCCATTCTGGGGCTCGGCATGAACTATGCAGCCTACGAGGCCCAGATCTATCGCACCTCGCTGCTGAACGTCCCGCGCGGCCAATGGGAGGCGGGCCGTTCGCTGGGAATGGCCGACACGACCGTGTTCTTTCGCGTGATCTTGCCGCAGGCCATGCGCATGGCCGCAGGCCCGATGACCAACGATTTCGTCGCGCTGTTCAAGGAAACGAGCCTGGTCAGCGTGATTGCCGTGCACGAACTGACCAAGGAGTACCTGATCCTGGCGCGGAGCAGCTTGAAGTTCGTCGAGCTGGGGTTGCTGACGGCCGCGCTCTATCTGGCCATGTCGATTCCGTTGGGGTACCTGTCGCGCTACTTGGAGCAGCGCTGGCACGGAGGCAACGCATGA